From a region of the Mycolicibacterium sp. MU0050 genome:
- a CDS encoding antitoxin, whose translation MSFLDKAKDLLGKNADKVGDAIDKAGDFVDNKTGGKYAQHVDKAQDAAKDAVGKLGEQGTDPANKDTPPA comes from the coding sequence ATGTCGTTCCTCGACAAGGCCAAGGATTTGCTGGGAAAGAACGCCGACAAGGTCGGTGATGCGATCGACAAGGCCGGCGACTTCGTCGACAACAAGACCGGCGGCAAATACGCCCAGCATGTCGACAAGGCGCAGGACGCGGCCAAGGATGCCGTGGGCAAGCTCGGTGAGCAGGGCACCGATCCCGCGAACAAGGACACTCCGCCCGCCTGA
- a CDS encoding SRPBCC family protein, with the protein MAKLSVSVDVPLPPEQAWECAADLSRYKEWLTIHRVWRSPLPDTLEKGTTLDSIVEVKGMANRVKWTIVHYKPPQAMTLNGDGRGGVKIKLMAKITPKGDGSVVTFDTHLGGPALFGPIGMVVAGALKGDIRESLNKFVTVFAG; encoded by the coding sequence GTGGCGAAGCTATCTGTCTCTGTGGACGTGCCGCTCCCACCGGAGCAGGCCTGGGAGTGCGCGGCCGACCTGTCCCGTTACAAGGAGTGGCTGACCATCCATCGGGTGTGGCGCAGCCCGCTGCCCGACACCCTGGAGAAGGGCACCACCCTGGACTCGATTGTCGAGGTCAAGGGCATGGCCAACCGGGTGAAGTGGACCATCGTGCACTACAAGCCCCCGCAGGCGATGACGCTCAACGGCGACGGTCGCGGCGGGGTCAAGATCAAGCTGATGGCCAAGATCACGCCCAAGGGCGACGGCTCGGTGGTCACCTTCGACACCCACCTCGGCGGGCCGGCCCTGTTCGGGCCGATCGGGATGGTGGTCGCGGGCGCGCTCAAGGGCGACATCCGCGAGTCGCTGAACAAGTTCGTCACGGTCTTCGCCGGCTGA
- a CDS encoding response regulator transcription factor, producing MISVFLVDDHEVVRRGLADLLSGDADLTVVGEAGSVAEAKARIPAANPDVAVLDVRLPDGNGIDLCRDLLAAHDQLRCLILTSYTDEQSMLDAILAGASGYVVKDIRGMELAKAIKEVGAGKSLLDNRAAAALMSKLREDTRGAEPEDPRLRDLTQTERTLLDLLGEGLTNREIGERMFLAEKTVKNYVSRLLAKLGMHRRTQAALLAAELRQSRE from the coding sequence GTGATCTCGGTTTTCCTGGTCGACGACCACGAAGTTGTCCGGCGCGGGCTGGCCGACCTGCTCAGCGGCGACGCCGACCTGACCGTCGTCGGCGAGGCCGGGTCGGTGGCGGAGGCCAAGGCGCGGATCCCGGCGGCCAACCCCGACGTGGCGGTGCTGGACGTGCGCCTGCCCGACGGCAACGGCATCGACCTGTGCCGCGACCTGCTGGCCGCCCACGATCAGCTGCGCTGCCTCATCCTGACCTCCTACACCGACGAGCAGTCGATGCTCGACGCCATCCTGGCCGGCGCCAGCGGCTACGTGGTCAAGGACATCCGCGGGATGGAACTGGCCAAGGCCATCAAGGAGGTGGGCGCCGGAAAGTCGTTGCTGGACAACCGTGCGGCCGCCGCGCTGATGTCCAAGCTGCGCGAGGACACCCGCGGTGCCGAACCCGAGGACCCGCGGCTGCGCGATCTGACGCAGACCGAGCGGACCCTGCTGGACCTGCTCGGTGAGGGCCTGACCAATCGGGAGATCGGCGAACGGATGTTCCTGGCCGAGAAGACCGTCAAGAACTACGTCTCGCGCCTGCTGGCCAAGCTGGGTATGCACCGGCGCACCCAGGCCGCGCTGCTGGCCGCCGAGTTGCGGCAGAGCCGTGAGTAG
- a CDS encoding MBL fold metallo-hydrolase, which produces MLRSAIRLVGGTAALATGGWVLRALQGAPSALGAGADAIAKVADGSPNYHDGVFHNLEPASMISLTRQDQWRLLHDMFDGANKGPDGPIPVMVPDAGIAAAELAVTWYGHSSAVIEVDGYRILADPVWSQRCSPSRSVGPQRLHPVPAPLAALPAIDAVIISHDHYDHLDIDTIKSLVHSQNSKFYVPLGIGAHLREWRVPEDRIVELDWNQAGQLGELRIVCTPARHFSGRFLTRNTTLWSSWAIIGPRHRAFFGGDTGYTTSFADIGDDHGPFDLTLMPVGAYHPGWPDIHMNPEEAVRAHRDVTDAGKGLFVPIHWATFRLAPHPWAEPIERMLAAATASAVPAAVPRPGQRVESAPTDPQNDPWWRL; this is translated from the coding sequence ATGCTCCGCTCGGCGATCAGGCTGGTCGGGGGCACCGCCGCGCTGGCGACGGGCGGCTGGGTGCTGCGCGCGCTGCAAGGGGCGCCGTCGGCGCTGGGCGCCGGTGCCGACGCCATCGCCAAGGTCGCCGACGGCTCCCCGAACTATCACGACGGCGTCTTCCACAACCTGGAACCCGCGTCGATGATCAGCCTCACCCGCCAGGATCAATGGCGCCTGCTGCACGACATGTTCGACGGCGCCAACAAGGGCCCCGACGGGCCCATCCCGGTGATGGTTCCCGACGCCGGGATCGCGGCCGCGGAGTTGGCGGTGACCTGGTACGGGCACTCGTCGGCGGTCATCGAGGTCGACGGCTACCGCATCCTGGCCGATCCGGTGTGGAGCCAGCGGTGCTCCCCGTCGCGCAGCGTGGGGCCGCAGCGCCTGCACCCGGTGCCGGCGCCGTTGGCGGCGCTGCCCGCCATCGACGCGGTCATCATCAGCCACGACCACTACGACCACCTCGACATCGACACCATCAAAAGCCTTGTGCACAGCCAGAATTCGAAGTTCTACGTGCCGCTGGGGATCGGCGCGCATCTGCGTGAGTGGCGGGTCCCGGAGGACCGCATCGTCGAGTTGGACTGGAACCAAGCCGGCCAACTCGGCGAATTGCGGATCGTGTGCACACCGGCGCGGCACTTCTCCGGACGGTTCCTCACCCGCAACACCACGCTGTGGTCGTCCTGGGCGATCATCGGCCCCCGCCACCGCGCGTTCTTCGGCGGCGACACCGGCTACACCACCTCCTTCGCCGACATCGGCGACGACCACGGCCCGTTCGACCTCACGCTGATGCCGGTGGGCGCCTATCACCCGGGCTGGCCGGACATCCACATGAACCCCGAGGAGGCGGTGCGGGCGCACCGCGACGTCACCGACGCGGGCAAGGGGCTGTTCGTCCCCATTCACTGGGCCACCTTCCGGTTGGCGCCCCACCCGTGGGCGGAACCGATCGAACGGATGCTCGCCGCGGCCACCGCGTCGGCGGTTCCGGCCGCCGTGCCCCGGCCCGGTCAGCGGGTGGAGTCGGCGCCGACCGACCCGCAGAACGACCCCTGGTGGCGTTTGTAG
- a CDS encoding HAD-IC family P-type ATPase — translation MTETTVVEPLTGLSDAEVAQRVADGKTNDVPTRAARSVSEIVRSNVFTRINAILGVLFLIVLTTGSLINGLFGLLIIANSGIGIIQEIRAKRTLDQLAIVGQARPTVRRQSGTAELPPNEVVLDDVIEVGPGDQIVVDGEVLEEANLEVDESLLTGEADPIAKDAGDTVMSGSFVVAGTGAYRATKVGREAYAARLAEEASKFTLVKSELRTGINKILRFVTYLLWPAGLLTIYTQLFTTDSGLRESLATTFRNIVDNDAGWQGALQIIRTDLFTADAAWHEPVLRMVGALVPMVPEGLVLMTSIAFAVGVIRLGRRQCLVNELPAIEGLARVDVVCADKTGTLTENGMRLSDLKGLGGIDRGRIDDALAALAADDARPNASMQAIAEAFGTPPGWRATASAPFKSATKWSGTSYGEHGNWVIGAPDVLLDPGSAAAAEAERIGAQGLRVLLLGSSDRPVDAPDAPGQVTPAALVVLEQKVRPDARDTLDYFADQKVSVKVISGDNAVSVGAVAGSLGLHGATLDARQLPEEQGALADALQSHTTFGRVRPDQKRTMVHALQSRGHTVAMTGDGVNDVLALKDADIGVAMGSGSSATRAVAQIVLLDNKFATLPYVVGEGRRVIGNIERVSNLFLTKTVYSVFLALLVGLVGLGSQFFDYDPLLYPFQPIHVTIAAWFTIGIPAFILSLAPNNERAHTGFVRRVMLAALPSGMTVGIATFVSYLIAYQGNDVSREVQDQASTAALITLLIAGWWVLATVARPYEWWRVLLVAVSGLAYVVIFSIPLARELFMLDPSNLAMTSTAVVIGLLAAGVIEALWWLQGRILGEPRRLWKVED, via the coding sequence ATGACAGAGACCACCGTCGTCGAGCCGCTCACCGGACTCTCCGACGCCGAAGTGGCGCAGCGGGTCGCCGACGGCAAGACCAACGACGTGCCGACCCGGGCGGCGCGCAGCGTCTCCGAAATCGTCCGGTCCAACGTGTTCACCCGGATCAACGCCATCCTCGGGGTGCTGTTCCTGATCGTGCTGACCACCGGCTCGCTGATCAACGGGCTGTTCGGGCTGCTGATCATCGCCAACAGCGGCATCGGGATCATCCAGGAGATCCGGGCCAAGCGGACGCTGGACCAGCTGGCCATCGTCGGGCAGGCCCGGCCGACGGTGCGCCGCCAGTCCGGCACGGCCGAACTGCCGCCCAACGAGGTGGTGCTCGACGACGTCATCGAGGTGGGACCCGGCGATCAGATCGTGGTCGACGGCGAGGTGCTCGAAGAGGCCAACCTCGAGGTCGACGAATCGCTGCTGACCGGCGAGGCCGACCCGATCGCCAAGGACGCCGGCGACACGGTGATGTCCGGCAGCTTCGTGGTCGCCGGCACCGGCGCCTACCGCGCGACGAAGGTCGGCAGGGAGGCGTATGCGGCCCGGCTCGCCGAGGAAGCCAGCAAGTTCACCCTGGTGAAATCCGAACTGCGGACCGGCATCAACAAGATCCTGCGGTTCGTCACCTACCTGCTGTGGCCGGCCGGGCTGCTGACCATCTACACCCAGTTGTTCACCACCGACTCGGGCCTGCGGGAGTCGCTGGCCACCACGTTCCGCAACATCGTGGACAACGACGCCGGCTGGCAGGGCGCGCTGCAGATCATCCGGACCGACCTGTTCACCGCCGACGCGGCCTGGCATGAACCGGTGCTGCGGATGGTGGGCGCGCTGGTGCCGATGGTGCCCGAGGGCCTGGTCCTGATGACCTCGATCGCCTTCGCGGTCGGGGTGATCCGGCTGGGCCGACGGCAGTGCCTGGTCAACGAGTTACCGGCGATCGAGGGTCTGGCCCGCGTCGACGTGGTGTGCGCCGACAAGACCGGCACGCTCACCGAGAACGGGATGCGATTGTCCGACCTCAAGGGCCTCGGCGGGATCGACCGCGGCCGCATCGACGACGCACTGGCGGCGCTGGCCGCCGACGACGCCCGACCCAACGCCAGCATGCAGGCCATCGCCGAGGCGTTCGGGACCCCGCCGGGCTGGCGGGCCACCGCGTCGGCGCCGTTCAAGTCGGCGACCAAGTGGAGCGGCACCTCCTACGGGGAGCACGGCAACTGGGTGATCGGCGCGCCGGACGTCCTGCTCGATCCCGGCTCCGCGGCGGCCGCCGAGGCCGAACGCATTGGCGCCCAGGGCCTTCGGGTGCTGTTGCTGGGATCGTCGGACCGCCCGGTCGACGCCCCCGACGCCCCGGGCCAGGTGACACCCGCTGCGTTGGTGGTGCTGGAGCAGAAGGTCCGCCCGGACGCCCGGGACACCCTGGATTACTTTGCCGACCAGAAGGTTTCGGTCAAGGTGATCTCCGGCGACAACGCCGTGTCGGTGGGCGCGGTGGCCGGTTCGTTGGGCCTGCACGGGGCCACCCTGGATGCGCGCCAACTGCCGGAGGAACAAGGCGCGCTGGCCGACGCGCTGCAGAGCCACACCACCTTCGGGCGGGTGCGCCCGGACCAGAAGCGCACCATGGTGCACGCCCTGCAGTCGCGCGGGCACACCGTGGCCATGACCGGCGACGGCGTCAACGACGTGCTCGCCCTCAAGGACGCCGACATCGGGGTGGCGATGGGGTCGGGCAGCTCGGCGACCCGGGCCGTCGCGCAGATCGTGTTGCTGGACAACAAGTTCGCCACCCTGCCCTACGTGGTGGGGGAGGGCCGCCGGGTCATCGGGAACATCGAGCGGGTCTCGAACCTGTTCCTCACCAAGACGGTGTACTCGGTGTTCCTGGCGCTGCTGGTCGGCCTGGTCGGGCTGGGGTCGCAGTTCTTCGACTACGACCCGCTGTTGTATCCGTTCCAGCCGATCCACGTCACCATCGCGGCCTGGTTCACCATCGGCATCCCGGCGTTCATCCTGTCGCTGGCTCCGAACAACGAACGCGCGCACACCGGGTTCGTGCGCCGGGTGATGCTGGCGGCGCTGCCGTCGGGCATGACGGTGGGCATCGCGACCTTCGTCTCGTACCTGATCGCCTACCAGGGCAACGACGTGTCGCGGGAGGTCCAGGACCAGGCGTCGACGGCGGCGCTGATCACGTTGCTGATCGCGGGCTGGTGGGTGCTGGCGACCGTGGCCCGCCCGTACGAATGGTGGCGGGTGTTGCTGGTGGCGGTCTCCGGGTTGGCCTACGTCGTGATTTTTTCCATCCCGCTGGCCCGGGAACTGTTCATGCTGGACCCGTCCAATCTGGCGATGACCAGCACCGCGGTGGTCATCGGCCTGCTGGCCGCGGGCGTGATCGAGGCGCTGTGGTGGCTGCAAGGCCGGATCCTGGGTGAGCCGAGGCGGTTGTGGAAGGTCGAGGACTAG
- a CDS encoding enoyl-CoA hydratase, with product MIGITRDGNVMTLEMQRAERRNALNCELVDALREAVEHAAEQDIRAIVLTGAGSVFSSGADLTDAAGMAEKLPDKALALNLAIDKAPVPVIGAINGPTIGAGVILSLICDLRVVAPEAYFQFPIAKYGLAIDNWSIRRLTSLVGAGRARGMLLAAEKLTAETALQTGLANRIGTLADAQAWAAEIAGYAPLSLQHSKRVLNDDGAYEQPWPEHKELFDRAWASKDVIEAQVARIEKRPPNFIGA from the coding sequence ATGATCGGAATCACCCGAGACGGCAATGTCATGACCCTCGAGATGCAGCGCGCGGAACGGCGCAATGCACTCAACTGTGAACTCGTCGACGCACTTCGGGAGGCCGTCGAGCACGCCGCGGAGCAGGACATCCGCGCCATCGTGTTGACCGGCGCGGGCTCGGTGTTCAGCTCCGGCGCCGACCTCACCGATGCCGCCGGGATGGCGGAGAAGCTTCCGGACAAGGCGCTGGCGCTGAACCTGGCCATCGACAAGGCCCCGGTCCCGGTCATCGGCGCCATCAACGGCCCCACCATCGGCGCCGGGGTGATCCTGTCGCTGATCTGCGACCTGCGCGTGGTGGCGCCGGAGGCCTACTTCCAATTCCCGATCGCCAAGTACGGGCTGGCCATCGACAACTGGAGCATCCGCCGGCTGACCTCGCTGGTGGGCGCCGGCCGTGCTCGCGGGATGCTGCTGGCCGCCGAGAAGCTCACCGCCGAGACCGCGCTGCAAACCGGGCTGGCGAACCGGATCGGCACCCTGGCCGACGCGCAGGCATGGGCCGCCGAGATCGCCGGCTACGCGCCGCTGTCGCTGCAGCACTCCAAGCGGGTACTCAACGACGACGGCGCCTACGAGCAGCCGTGGCCCGAGCACAAGGAACTGTTCGACCGGGCGTGGGCCAGCAAGGACGTCATCGAGGCCCAGGTGGCCCGCATCGAGAAGCGTCCACCGAACTTCATCGGGGCGTAA
- a CDS encoding serine hydrolase: MTLVVAGCQAPERPSAPASDLPPPLVPAMELPAAAVDNAVAKLTGIAEELMDSSGIPGMAVAVVHGGKTIYAKGFGVKDMRRDDTLDNRVDRDTVFQVASVSKSLSASVVARQVGAGVIDWDTPLVSKLPGFALSDPAVTAKVTVGDMFAHRSGLPDHAGDLLEDLGHDRRYILTKLRELPLEAFRTSYAYTNFGLTAAAEAVAVASGKPWDQLAADVLYEPLGMASTSSRFADFEDRSNRAVGHIRIEDRYEPRYQRDADPQAPAGGVSSSVADMAHWLAMVLADGKRGDQQVVDAKALLPALSPQIVANPPTEPAMHAGFYGYGFNVGTTSGARTQLSHSGGFELGAAANFVVIPSADVGIVALTNATPSGVPETLTAEFADLVQFGAVREDWRRLYREKFEEFDAPAGSLVGKPPPSAPTPAPPLPELTGTYANDYWGPATVTERDGALILSLGPNAAPWPLKHWDGNVFTFGFVSENAPPGTISKAVFDGDTLTLEYFDAEGKGTFTR, encoded by the coding sequence ATGACGCTGGTCGTGGCGGGATGTCAGGCGCCCGAGCGGCCCTCGGCGCCTGCCAGCGACCTGCCGCCGCCGTTGGTGCCCGCCATGGAACTGCCCGCGGCCGCCGTCGACAACGCGGTGGCCAAACTGACCGGGATCGCCGAGGAGTTGATGGACTCCTCGGGCATCCCGGGCATGGCCGTCGCGGTGGTGCACGGCGGGAAAACGATCTACGCCAAGGGTTTCGGCGTCAAGGACATGCGCCGGGACGACACCCTGGACAACCGCGTCGACCGGGACACCGTGTTCCAGGTGGCCTCGGTGTCGAAATCGTTGTCGGCCTCGGTGGTCGCCCGGCAGGTGGGGGCGGGTGTCATCGACTGGGACACCCCGCTGGTGTCCAAGCTGCCCGGCTTCGCGCTGTCGGACCCCGCCGTCACCGCCAAGGTCACCGTCGGCGACATGTTCGCCCACCGGTCCGGGCTGCCCGACCACGCCGGGGACCTGCTCGAGGACCTCGGCCATGACCGCCGCTACATCCTGACCAAGCTGCGCGAGCTTCCGCTCGAGGCGTTCCGAACCTCCTACGCCTACACCAACTTCGGGCTGACCGCCGCCGCCGAGGCGGTGGCCGTCGCGTCCGGGAAGCCCTGGGATCAGCTGGCCGCCGACGTGCTCTACGAGCCGCTGGGGATGGCGTCGACCAGCTCGCGGTTCGCCGACTTCGAGGACCGGTCCAACCGAGCCGTCGGACACATCCGCATCGAGGACCGCTACGAGCCGCGCTACCAACGCGACGCCGATCCGCAGGCACCGGCCGGCGGTGTCAGTTCGTCGGTCGCGGACATGGCGCACTGGCTGGCGATGGTCCTGGCCGACGGCAAGCGCGGCGACCAGCAGGTCGTCGACGCGAAAGCGCTGCTGCCCGCGCTCAGCCCCCAGATCGTGGCGAACCCGCCGACCGAACCCGCCATGCACGCAGGCTTTTACGGGTATGGGTTCAACGTCGGAACCACCTCGGGGGCGCGCACACAGCTCAGTCATTCGGGTGGGTTCGAGCTCGGGGCGGCCGCCAATTTCGTGGTGATCCCGTCGGCGGACGTCGGCATCGTCGCACTGACCAACGCCACCCCGTCCGGGGTTCCCGAGACGCTCACCGCCGAGTTCGCCGATCTGGTGCAGTTCGGTGCGGTGCGCGAGGACTGGCGCCGCCTCTACCGGGAGAAGTTCGAGGAGTTCGATGCCCCGGCGGGATCCCTGGTGGGCAAGCCGCCGCCGTCGGCGCCGACACCGGCCCCGCCGCTGCCCGAGCTGACCGGCACGTACGCCAACGACTACTGGGGCCCGGCCACGGTGACCGAACGCGACGGCGCGCTGATCCTGTCGTTGGGGCCCAACGCCGCGCCGTGGCCGCTGAAGCACTGGGACGGCAACGTCTTCACCTTCGGCTTCGTCAGCGAGAACGCGCCGCCTGGCACCATTTCCAAGGCGGTCTTCGACGGTGACACGTTGACGCTCGAATACTTCGATGCCGAGGGTAAGGGGACTTTCACGCGATGA
- a CDS encoding amidohydrolase family protein: MSGRTDEKYICGVDFAKIDALDMHTHVEIDCHGHRAYDDELVAATRAYFKMGDAASATVDDLAEICRRNNAAAVVFTIDAETAMGHRSNSVEDLIAGTVRHNDVLIPFGTVDPWKDDAVTRVRELVDRYGVRGFKFHPSMQAFEPNDRRFYPIYEEISAAGVPALFHTGQTGMGSGLPGGHGIKMRYSDPTLLDDVAADFPALTVVMAHPAVPWVDAQIAIAAHKANVYIDLSGYSPKYFPPQLVSAMARQLRTKVLFGTDHPYIGIERWRRDFAALDLPAEVAALVYRDNALRVLGVT, translated from the coding sequence ATGTCGGGTCGAACGGACGAAAAGTACATCTGTGGCGTCGATTTCGCGAAGATCGATGCGCTCGACATGCACACCCATGTCGAGATCGACTGCCACGGACATCGGGCCTACGACGACGAACTCGTGGCGGCCACCCGGGCCTACTTCAAGATGGGCGATGCCGCGAGCGCCACCGTCGACGACCTCGCCGAGATCTGCCGCCGCAACAACGCCGCGGCGGTGGTGTTCACCATCGACGCGGAGACCGCGATGGGGCACCGGAGCAACTCGGTGGAGGACCTGATCGCCGGCACGGTTCGCCACAACGACGTGCTGATCCCGTTCGGCACCGTCGACCCGTGGAAGGACGACGCCGTGACACGGGTGCGGGAACTGGTGGACCGCTACGGGGTTCGGGGTTTCAAGTTCCATCCCAGCATGCAGGCATTCGAACCGAACGACCGCCGGTTCTACCCGATCTACGAGGAGATTTCGGCGGCCGGGGTGCCGGCGCTGTTCCACACCGGCCAGACCGGCATGGGGTCGGGCCTGCCCGGTGGGCACGGCATCAAGATGCGCTATTCCGACCCGACGCTGCTCGACGACGTTGCGGCGGACTTTCCGGCTTTGACCGTGGTGATGGCCCATCCCGCCGTGCCGTGGGTGGACGCGCAGATCGCGATCGCCGCCCACAAGGCCAATGTCTACATCGACCTGTCCGGGTACAGCCCCAAGTACTTTCCACCGCAGTTGGTCTCGGCGATGGCCCGCCAACTGCGCACCAAGGTGCTCTTCGGCACCGACCACCCCTACATCGGCATCGAGCGCTG
- a CDS encoding GAF domain-containing sensor histidine kinase, translating to MSSAEIRARDGLVDALLAVTSDLDLEQTLQTIVDTAMRLVDARYGALGVASTESHHRLERFLHEGIDDATRALIGPLPSGQGVLGLLFHTTKPVRIEDLSQHPASVGFPPHHPPMRSFLGVPIRTRDQVFGNLYLTEKRGGHQFSQDDEVLVQALAAAAGIAIENARLYQAAQTRQQWIEATRDISTDLLAGQDPAVVHGQIVDAATRLTGAAYSALLIPGDDDVLTVAACTRGDLLGRAVPVTGSAVGRALRERTPLRCNDFDEFEEHPGGTNALVLPMREPATVSGVLLCVAEDPAACTDEQLDMMAAFADQCGQALQSATAQRRMRELDVLSDRDRIARDLHDHVIQRLFAVGLSLQGAQTADADGASARISGALDDLQEVVQEIRTAIFDLHGGSVTRLRQRLEQAVTQMTADSPVRATLHVSGPLSVVDAGLADHAEAVVREAVSNTVRHAGASAVTVTVEVADNLTITVADNGRGFAELSTRSGLANLATRARDCGGALDLGGDPDGGARLVWSVPLP from the coding sequence GTGAGTAGCGCCGAGATCCGGGCCCGCGACGGCCTGGTCGACGCGCTGCTGGCGGTCACCTCCGACCTGGACCTCGAACAGACCCTGCAGACCATCGTGGACACCGCGATGCGCCTGGTCGACGCCCGCTACGGCGCCCTCGGGGTGGCCAGCACCGAGTCCCATCACCGCCTCGAGCGGTTCCTGCACGAGGGCATCGACGACGCCACCCGGGCACTGATCGGCCCATTGCCGTCCGGCCAGGGCGTGCTGGGCCTGCTGTTCCACACCACCAAACCCGTTCGCATCGAGGACCTTTCCCAGCATCCGGCCTCGGTCGGCTTCCCGCCGCACCACCCGCCGATGCGCAGCTTCCTCGGCGTGCCGATCCGCACCCGCGACCAGGTGTTCGGCAACCTGTACCTGACCGAGAAGCGGGGCGGTCACCAGTTCAGCCAGGACGACGAGGTGCTGGTGCAGGCGCTCGCCGCCGCGGCGGGCATCGCGATCGAGAACGCGCGCCTGTACCAGGCGGCCCAGACCCGGCAGCAATGGATCGAGGCGACCCGCGACATCAGCACCGATCTGCTGGCCGGCCAGGACCCCGCCGTCGTGCACGGCCAGATTGTCGACGCGGCGACGCGGCTCACCGGCGCCGCGTACAGCGCGTTGCTGATCCCCGGCGACGACGACGTCCTCACCGTCGCGGCCTGCACCCGCGGCGACCTGCTGGGGCGTGCCGTACCGGTCACCGGCAGCGCTGTCGGGCGCGCGTTACGGGAGCGAACTCCGTTGCGCTGCAACGATTTCGACGAGTTCGAAGAGCACCCGGGCGGCACCAATGCGCTGGTCCTGCCGATGCGCGAGCCGGCCACCGTCTCGGGGGTGCTGCTGTGCGTGGCCGAGGACCCCGCGGCCTGCACCGACGAGCAACTCGACATGATGGCAGCGTTCGCCGACCAGTGCGGTCAGGCGCTGCAGTCGGCCACCGCGCAGCGTCGGATGCGCGAACTCGATGTGCTTTCCGACCGCGATCGGATTGCCCGCGATCTGCACGACCACGTCATCCAACGGCTGTTCGCGGTCGGGCTGTCGTTGCAGGGGGCCCAGACCGCCGACGCCGACGGCGCCTCGGCGCGGATCTCCGGTGCGCTCGACGATCTGCAAGAGGTGGTGCAGGAGATCCGGACCGCGATCTTCGACCTGCACGGCGGCAGCGTGACCCGGCTGCGGCAGCGCCTGGAGCAAGCGGTGACCCAGATGACCGCCGACTCCCCGGTCCGCGCGACCCTGCACGTCAGCGGCCCGCTGTCGGTGGTCGACGCCGGCCTGGCCGACCACGCCGAGGCGGTGGTCCGGGAGGCCGTCAGCAACACGGTGCGCCACGCCGGGGCCTCGGCGGTCACCGTGACCGTCGAGGTCGCCGACAACCTCACGATCACGGTCGCCGACAACGGCCGCGGGTTTGCCGAACTATCCACCCGCAGCGGCCTGGCCAACCTGGCGACGCGGGCCCGCGACTGCGGCGGCGCGCTGGACCTCGGCGGGGACCCCGACGGCGGGGCTCGCCTGGTGTGGTCGGTGCCGCTGCCCTGA